The Variovorax sp. S12S4 genome includes the window CCTGACGTAGCGGTTCACGCGGTAGGCGTCGGGCCAGTCGCCTTCGATGGCCACGGCGTTGAAGCCCTTTTCGGCCAGCAGGCGCCGCGTGATGCTGGCGCGCTCGGCATAGAACTCCTGCGTGCCGTGCGAGGCCTCGCCAAGCAGCACGTAGTGCGCATCGCCGATCAGGTCCAGCAGGGCGTCGTGGTCGCAGGGGTTTCCTTCCATCGGGTGCGCCGCCGAGCGCAGCGCCTCCGCTTCTTTCGAAATATCGGATGGGTTCATCGTGCAGGGTCCTCGGGCTGGTGCGCGCGGCGGGGGCGGTTCGCTTCGTCGAGCAGGCGGCACACCTCCTCGTCGCTGGTCTGCGAAAAATCGAGGTACCAGCGGCCGACGCCGAGAAAGGAATCCGGAATCTCGGCGCAAACGACGTCGTCCGCCTCGCCGTGCAAGAGCGCGCAGGCTTCGGGCGATGCGACGGGCGCCGCAACGACCACGCGGGCCGGTTCCTGCCTGCGTACAGCGCGCACGGCCACGCGCATGGTGGCACCGGTGGCAAGCCCGTCGTCGACCAATATGACGATGCGGCCGGCCAGGTCGGGCGCGGGGCGGTTGCCGCGGTAGGTACGCTCGCGCCGCTCGAGCTCATGCTGTTCGTTGCTCACCACTTCATCGACCGCCTCGGCGCCGATGCCGAGTTCGCGCACAAGCTCTGCGTCGAGCACCTGCTCGCCGCCGCTTGCAATGGCGCCCATGGCGTATTCCTCATGGCCCGGTACGCCCAGCTTGCGCACCACCAGAACGTCCAGCGGCGCCTGCAGCGCCTGGGCCACTTCGTACGCCACCGGCGTGCCGCCGCGCGGCAGGGCCAGCACGATCACGTCGGGCCTTACAGCATAGATGGCCAGCTCCTGGGCGAGCACGCGGCCTGCGTGCTGCCGGTTCCTGAAATACTCGAATCCCATTTCGGTGTCCTTGCGGCCACCTTAGGTTTGCTCGAGCGCCGGCGCTGTAGGGGGATGCTCACATCCGCGTAGGCGTGCTCTGCCCCGGCCCGGAGCGATAGCGCTGCGCCGCCTCCCAGGCCTCGACGATCAACGCACGGGCCTTCGGGTGCTCGGGGTCTGTCACCACCCATTCCGGGTACGCGTGCGGAAGGCTGGAGGCCGTCACGCGGATCGCATCGAATTCGGTCGGAGGGAGCGGCTGCGTTGCGCTGGCGCGGTGGGTCAGCGTCTTGCGCAAGCCCGCCTTCCATGCATCCGGCAGGTGATCGACGGCGGGCAGGAGCGCCAGCGCGATGTGGGCCGCGCGCGGGCTCAGGGCTTCGGCGTCGGCGCGCAAACGCGCCAGGCACTCGGTACCGCTCATTCCTCACCTCCGGAGCATGTGCTCATGGCGGGCTGCTTCATGCGGCCTGGAT containing:
- a CDS encoding phosphoribosyltransferase, which encodes MGFEYFRNRQHAGRVLAQELAIYAVRPDVIVLALPRGGTPVAYEVAQALQAPLDVLVVRKLGVPGHEEYAMGAIASGGEQVLDAELVRELGIGAEAVDEVVSNEQHELERRERTYRGNRPAPDLAGRIVILVDDGLATGATMRVAVRAVRRQEPARVVVAAPVASPEACALLHGEADDVVCAEIPDSFLGVGRWYLDFSQTSDEEVCRLLDEANRPRRAHQPEDPAR